The Quercus robur chromosome 7, dhQueRobu3.1, whole genome shotgun sequence genome has a segment encoding these proteins:
- the LOC126691962 gene encoding thaumatin-like protein 1, with the protein MMKTLALYSLTLAFFFLSGAHSARITFTNNCPYTVWPGTLTSDQKPQLSTTGFELASSASSAIDVQAPWKGRFWARTLCSTDSSGRFSCATAECSSGQVSCNGNGAVPPASLVEINIAADGGMDFYDVSLVDGFNLPVSVATQGGTGECKASSCPANVNAACPAELQVKGSDGSVIACKSACTAFNEPQYCCTGAYDKPETCPPTNYSQIFEQQCPQAYSYAYDDQNSTFTCSGAPNYVITFCP; encoded by the exons ATGATGAAAACCCTGGCACTCTACAGCCTTACCTTGGCCTTCTTTTTCCTATCTG GTGCTCACTCTGCTAGAATAACTTTCACAAACAACTGTCCATATACCGTCTGGCCAGGAACCTTAACTTCGGATCAAAAACCTCAATTATCTACTACTGGGTTTGAGTTAGCATCTTCAGCATCCTCAGCAATAGATGTCCAAGCTCCATGGAAAGGCCGATTCTGGGCCCGAACTCTATGCTCCACAGACAGCTCCGGAAGGTTCAGCTGTGCTACTGCAGAATGTAGCTCTGGTCAGGTTTCGTGCAATGGTAACGGTGCAGTTCCGCCAGCTTCTTTGGTAGAAATCAACATAGCCGCCGATGGTGGAATGGACTTCTATGATGTTAGCCTTGTAGATGGGTTCAACTTGCCTGTTTCAGTAGCCACACAAGGCGGAACTGGCGAATGCAAGGCCTCAAGCTGTCCAGCCAACGTGAACGCGGCTTGCCCAGCAGAGTTGCAAGTGAAAGGGTCTGATGGGAGCGTTATTGCTTGCAAGAGTGCATGTACCGCTTTCAATGAACCACAATATTGTTGCACTGGCGCATATGACAAGCCTGAAACATGTCCACCCACAAACTACTCTCAGATCTTTGAGCAGCAATGTCCTCAAGCTTATAGCTATGCTTATGACGATCAGAACAGCACATTTACTTGCTCTGGTGCACCCAACTACGTTATTACTTTCTGTCCATAA